In one window of Deinococcus aquiradiocola DNA:
- a CDS encoding PD-(D/E)XK motif protein, whose protein sequence is MRASLHLGEQASLMCLLGGDAGNGEIALRVPAEVDLRTLMADWEGLKVTLLADGGQPGQHLLRIAPADEGYRDLYIHLADDLHDHLEQVTQPQEAAKVLLSRLRLWAGFLRRGGRPLDARTIRGLFAELMALEQLLIPAIGWEAALNAWSGPSGTAQDVITDRLAMDVKASRQDDAIVTISSIEQLDPPGSRTVRLLEGVVSEGHGETLATLVSRLNTSAGAAGCAPMFLARLRQMQITPYGLQDTDGQPMTLNQWRVHRVDDPGFPRLMRSDVPAGLVSASYRIDLARSTAPPGSLEEITEMLSPSMSTPLAGGVQ, encoded by the coding sequence ATGCGGGCCTCCCTGCACCTGGGCGAGCAGGCCAGCCTGATGTGCCTGCTCGGCGGCGATGCCGGAAACGGGGAGATCGCGCTGCGCGTTCCTGCAGAGGTGGATCTGCGCACCCTGATGGCCGACTGGGAGGGTCTGAAGGTCACCCTGCTGGCAGACGGAGGACAGCCCGGACAGCACCTCCTGCGGATTGCCCCGGCAGACGAGGGGTACCGCGACCTTTACATCCACCTGGCGGATGACCTTCACGATCACCTCGAGCAGGTGACACAGCCTCAGGAGGCAGCGAAGGTGCTGCTCTCGCGGCTGAGGCTGTGGGCCGGCTTCCTGCGGCGCGGTGGACGCCCGCTGGATGCCCGGACCATCCGGGGCCTGTTCGCGGAACTGATGGCCCTCGAACAGCTGCTGATACCGGCGATCGGCTGGGAGGCTGCCCTGAATGCCTGGTCTGGACCGTCTGGAACAGCCCAGGACGTGATCACCGACCGGCTCGCAATGGACGTCAAGGCCAGCCGCCAGGACGACGCCATCGTGACGATCAGCAGCATTGAACAGCTCGACCCGCCAGGCAGCAGGACAGTCCGCCTGCTGGAGGGGGTGGTCAGTGAGGGCCATGGCGAAACCCTGGCAACCCTCGTCAGCCGACTGAACACTTCGGCCGGTGCGGCAGGCTGCGCACCGATGTTTCTGGCCCGCCTGCGGCAGATGCAGATCACTCCATACGGCCTTCAGGATACTGATGGACAGCCGATGACCCTGAACCAGTGGAGGGTCCACCGCGTGGATGATCCCGGTTTCCCCCGCCTGATGCGTTCAGATGTTCCGGCCGGCCTGGTGAGCGCCAGCTACCGCATCGACCTTGCACGGTCTACCGCGCCGCCAGGCAGCCTGGAGGAGATAACCGAAATGCTCAGCCCGTCCATGTCTACCCCACTCGCCGGAGGTGTGCAGTGA